Proteins encoded by one window of Prunus dulcis unplaced genomic scaffold, ALMONDv2, whole genome shotgun sequence:
- the LOC117612583 gene encoding uncharacterized protein LOC117612583 produces MSQASASHTQSRRSFPSRLNLRTNVRDRLGPRPDIHARLGQQEDVHERLGSQGGQLDGHRDEDREERRSAARSQRNIRERIGPQGGQLDNHHNEDREERRSATRSRRTNSRRQTTGNPSQAQSTNTPPRQHNREGRPSQANEEVNQHRLNREDHQRDRLAMRAEDVEKLVNNRLQDLKIGGNFEDALRIEVDRANSSHFTVKIEQAAPPKRFSTPSFTCFKGDSDPESHLKHFKSLMILYKAEDALMCKVFAMTLRGAAQDWFHTLPSGSINSFKELTYIFTKEYTSYRTIKKNPDHLFNLRKKPEESLRDYIKRFKAEKANIVGCDDQIASSAFKKGLPAEHDLYRELTITPSQTLAEVFATAERYALWDDDRIAAKKSTEQEDRPAKRAEQRSDRLGSRDKDKGRPRPQREATTKENYTKFSIPIHQILAQVKDKPWVKRPSPLKGDPDKRDTRKYCAFHATHGHNTNNCFAWKAHLEELVREGHCTEFIARQAIQQIEDRDTAKEPPQKVIRINTILADSEESGLTNKEKKRKIKQATMISQVSTSLSLAEDDPVIGFQKKDLIGLDLPHNDALVISIQIAQAMVDRVHADEGSAANILQLAVIQQMGLEAKINKSAKSLTGFNGATTVTVGTIDLDVYSPPVISSQTFMVIDEVSPYNGILGRPWIGKINAIPPPHIRRFVTQFLGAVSARSTAIRQWRGNAQLKG; encoded by the coding sequence ATGTCGCAAGCATCCGCAAGCCACACTCAGAGCAGACGAAGTTTTCCTTCCAGATTGAATTTAAGGACCAACGTGCGCGACAGGCTAGGCCCAAGACCTGACATCCACGCTCGCCTGGGCCAGCAGGAAGACGTTCATGAAAGGCTAGGCTCCCAGGGAGGTCAACTTGACGGCCATCGAGACGAGGATCGAGAAGAAAGGCGCTCTGCTGCTCGCTCGCAGAGAAACATTCGCGAAAGGATAGGCCCCCAGGGAGGTCAACTCGACAATCATCACAATGAGGACCGTGAAGAAAGGCGCTCTGCTACTCGCTctcgaagaaccaattctcgtCGCCAAACTACTGGAAATCCCTCACAAGCGCAGTCCACCAACACTCCGCCTAGACAGCACAACCGAGAAGGTCGACCCTCGCAAGCCAATGAGGAAGTCAATCAACATCGTCTAAATCGCGAAGATCATCAACGTGACCGACTAGCCATGCGTGCAGAAgacgttgagaagcttgtgaataACCGACTTCAAGACTTAAAGATTGGCGGAAATTTCGAAGATGCACTACGCATTGAGGTAGACCGAGCAAATTCCTCACATTTCACAGTCAAAATTGAGCAGGCTGCTCCTCCGAAACGATTCTCAACGCCCTCTTTTACATGCTTCAAAGGCGATTCCGACCCCGAAAGTCATCTGAAGCATTTCAAGAGCCTTATGATCCTCTACAAAGCTGAAGACGCGTtaatgtgcaaggtgtttgcaatgactttGCGAGGAGCAGCTCAGGATTGGTTCCATACCCTGCCATCCGGGTCGATCAACAGCTTCAAGGAGCTTACTTACATCTTCACTAAAGAATACACTTCTTATCGgacgatcaagaagaacccCGACCATCTGTTCAACCTGCGCAAGAAGCCCGAGGAATCCCttcgagattacatcaagaggttcaaagcaGAAAAGGCCAACATCGTAGGGTGCGATGACCAAATCGCATCCTCCGCATTCAAGAAAGGTCTTCCAGCAGAGCATGACTTATATCGCGAGCTGACTATCACTCCCAGCCAGACTCTGGCAGAGGTCTTCGCGACCGCAGAACGCTACGCACTCTGGGATGACGATCGAATCGCCGCGAAGAAGTCTACTGAGCAGGAAGATCGACCGGCCAAGCGGGCAGAACAAAGAAGCGACAGGCTTGGCAGCAGGGACAAAGACAAAGGCAGGCCACGTCCACAAAGAGAGGCCACGACGAAAGAGAACTACACCAAGTTCTCTATTCCCATACACCAAATTTTGGCCCAAGTGAAGGACAAACCTTGGGTAAAAAGACCTTCACCCTTGAAAGGAGATCCGGACAAGAGGGATACCAGAAAATATTGTGCCTTCCATGCGACACATGGGCACAATACGAATAATTGCTTTGCTTGGAAAGCGCATCTCGAAGAACTCGTGAGAGAAGGTCATTGCACGGAGTTCATCGCGAGGCAGGCCATCCAGCAGATAGAAGACCGCGATACCGCCAAGGAGCCACCCCAGaaggtcataaggattaacacaATCCTAGCCGACTCCGAGGAGTCTGGACtgaccaacaaagaaaagaagaggaagatcaaacAGGCTACTATGATCTCCCAAGTCTCAACTAGCCTCTCACTGGCAGAAGACGATCCCGTGATCGGCTTCCAAAAAAAAGACTTAATCGGCCTTGATCTACCACACAATGACGCCCTTGTCATCAGCATTCAAATCGCTCAGGCCATGGTCGACCGAGTCCATGCAGATGAGGGCAGTGCAGCCAACATCCTACAATTGGCAGTCATCCAACAGATGGGCTTAGAGGcaaaaatcaataaatcagCCAAGTCGCTGACTGGTTTCAATGGCGCAACGACAGTTACCGTGGGCACGATAGATCTCGACGTCTACTCTCCACCTGTAATCAGCTCACAAACGTTCATGGTCATTGATGAAGTATCACCCTACAATGGCATTCTAGGCCGACCATGGATCGGCAAGATCAATGCCATACCTCCGCCACACATCAGAAGATTCGTTACCCAGTTCCTGGGGGCGGTATCAGCCAGATCAACAGCGATCAGACAATGGCGAGGAAATGCTCAGCTCAAGGGCTGa